Below is a genomic region from Kribbella qitaiheensis.
TGTCCGTCGGCACCGTCTGCCGGCTCGGCGCGAGCACTGGCGTACTGCACCGGGTCGCGGAGGCGTTGATCGACATCGGGAACGGCTTCTGGCGGTGGAAGATCGCCCACCTCGGGATGATCTCGGCGATGCTCGGCGAACAGCCCGGCACCGCGGGCAGTTCCGGAGCGGGCTACATCGCCAGCCGGATCCACCTTCCGTTCCCTGAACTTCGCCGGCTCCGCGGGGAAGTTCACCAAGCCCTCGTCCCCAGCGGCACGCCAACTTGAGTTGGGCACCTCACCGCGGTGGCCGGGAGATGAACGAGGGACCATGGCTGGCAGGTAGCCATGGTCCCCGGTGAACATCCGGTGTGCGCCGCAGGATGCCGGAGCACACCTGGCGGTGCCTATGCCTCAGGTGCTTCGAGGACGTAGCCCTGCCCCCAGGCCGTCCTGATCGCGAGGTTCACGTCGCCGAGCCGGCGCCGCAGCCTCATGATGTGCAGGTCGAGCGAGTTGCGGGTCGGGGCCGAGGTGCAGTCGTTGAGACGCTGCGACAGTTCGTTTCTCGACACGACTTCGCCGAACCGCTCGACGAACAGTTCCATCAGTTTGATCTGCGCTGACGAGATGGTGACCAGCTGGTCGTCGAAGTACAAGGTGCCCACGGAGTCCAGCCGGGGGACACGCGAGCCGTACACCCTGGTGAACAGGGCCTCGACGCGGGCGTCGAGATCCGACCGGGAGATGGGCGGGCGTACCCAGTCCTCCCGGGGGTCACTGCAGACGGGCGGTTCAACCCCTGCTTCGACGACCAGCAGGCACGGAATTCCCTCGTTCTTGCAATGGGAACGCACCTCCTCTTCGATCGGCCATCTAACAAATTTCACCGCGGTTCTCGAGTGGTTGGGCAAAAGATCCCCCAAGGTTCAAATATACGGAGATGGTTCGGGCGGTCCGTACTTGAAGTAGTTGCAAAAAAGATCACTTCAAATGATCTACTCAGAGAGATGTGCAAGTGTTTGAATCAGGGATGCCGAGTGTTGCCTCGCAATGCAGTGGCATCATTGTGCCCTGGCGCATTTGGGCCCCACGCCCTTGGTTGCGTATACAAAGAACGACCTGCTGTAGCAGCCTGGTCAACCTGATCAGATCGTTGAAAGCTTCGCAGACCTCCTTCCCCAGTGAATTTCGGATGGTGCCGTCCACCATACGGCGCCAGCGGGCCTTACCCCCGGTTCGTGGACACGGGTGGTGGATTATGCCGCTGATGGGAGCGTAGCGGGGTAGAGGGTTTCGTAGGTGTTCGGGGAGTGGTAGCGGCACCAGGAGTGTCGCCTGCGGGTGTTGTAGCGGGTGACCCATCGGAACACTTCGCGGCGGCAGGTGGCCTCGTCGGGCCAGGAGTTGTGGTCTTGGAGGACCTCTCTTTTGAGGGTCGCGTTGAACGACTCGGCGAGTGCGTTGTCGGCGCTCGTGCCGACCGCACCCATGGACTGGGTCACGCCGAGGGCGTTGCAGAGGTTGGCGTAGTCCTTCGACGTGTAGACCGATCCGTGGTCGCTGTGGAACACGGATCCGGCCAGGCTGCCTCGGGTGAGTTCGGCGGCTTTGAGGGCGTCTTCGACCAGTTCAGTGCGCATGTGGTCGGCGACAGCCCAGCCGGCCAGCCGGCGGGAGTAGCAGTCGATGACCGTTGCCAGGTACAGGTTGTTGCCGTCGGCAAGTGGTAGGTAGGTGATGTCGCCGACGTAGCGCTGGTTCGGGGCGTCGGCGGTGAAGTCCCGCTTCAGCAGGTCGGGCACCTTCTGATCGGCTGGCTCGGGGATTGTGGTGCGGACCTTGCGGCGGCGCCGGTAGCCGGCGATGCCGTGCTCGCGCATCACCCGGGCGACCCGCTTGTGGTTCACCCGCTCACCGGCGTCTGCGCCGTCGTTGAGTTCGGCGGTGATCCGCGGAGCACCCTGGGTCTTGTCGTCGTCGTGGACGGCCCGGATCCGTACCGCCAACGCTGCGTCGGCCTCGGCCCGCTCGGCGCGGGCAGGGGCGGCCTTCAGCCACGCGTAGTACGACGAACGCTCGATGTCGACGAGCATGCACAGCCGCTTCACGCCCCAGCCGAGGCAGGAGGTGGTGGAGTGGTCGGCGACGAACTGGAAGCGGTTCACCAGTTCGTCTCCCCGGCGAAATACTTGGCCGCCTGGCGCAGGATCTCCCGTTCGGTGGTGAGCTTGGCCTGCTCCGCCCGCAACTGCGCGTTCTCGGCCTCGAGCCGGGCGATCCTCGCCTCCGGCGACTCCGGTCCAGCACCGGTCGGCGTCTCACGCCGACGGGGCCTGGACGAACTGCTGATGGTGCTGCCGTCGGCGGTCGTCTTCTTGTCCGTCCCGTACAGGTCGACCCAGCGTGCCAGGGTCGCCCGCTCGACCCCGAGATCGGCTGCGATCCCGCGCAGCGTCGCTCCCGGAGTGGACTCGTACAAGTCAACGGCCTGCCGACGGAACTCCTCGGAGTAGTTCTTGCGGGCCATGGTCCTGATCATCTCGCTTCCCCAGCACATGGCTGGATTCAGCGTGTCCAAGAACCAGGGTCAGGGCCCAGCCATTCCGGGCCATCGTCCCGACGGCCCGTTGTCGATCATGCCGTATTGCACCAAATCGAGTCCTGTCGACGCGCGTGGCGATCGATAGCTGCATATCCCGGCATGTTTATTCCAGTGCGAAGAAAATGCCGCGCCGGCACTTTATATTTGATCAGATAAGGCCACTCGGGCTAGTGGTTCGTGATTCTGGCGCAGGTCTGTCAGGCCGGTTGACCCATCTCGGTGCCGTTACGAGACTCGGGAACGCCACATGCTCTTTCAGGCGACCTGAGTAGGAGTTGTCCGTATGCGTTCTTGGGGTGTGACGCCAGCGCAGGAAGCGATGTACCTGGCGCAGGAACTGGCCCCCGACCAGCCGAACAACGTGGCCATCATCTGGGATGTGGCGGGCGATCTCGATCCGGATCTTCTGGCAGTGGCGCTGCGGCGTGCGGTGGCCGAGGTGGGCCCGCTGACAGTGAGCTTCGTGCGCGACGACACGCAGGTCCGGCAGGTGGCCAGGGACCCGGGCGAGTGGTCGCCCTTCTTCCTCGATGTCAGTGACGTCAGCGATCCGTCGGCCGACGCCCACGACTTCGTCCGTGCTCAGGTCAGCCGGAAGTTCGATCTGGCCCGGGATCTTCTGCTGCGGCTGGGCGCGGTCCGTCTCAGCTCGACGCGGTCCCTGGTGGTGCTGGTCTTCCACCACATCGTCACCGACGCGTTCGGCGTCATCAACCTCCTGTCGCAACGGGTCGCGGAGCTCTACACGGCGCTGAACACCGGCCAACCGGCTCCAGCCCTGCCAGTTGCCGAGGTCGCCGTCGCGGTCGACAAGGACAGTGACTACCGGGCGTCCTCCCGGTTCACCAAGGACGAGGAGTTCTGGGTCGCTTACCTGGCGGCCGAATCGGCGCCGGCCCGGTTGCCCGCCGGCGTACTGCCACCGAAAGTTACCGACAGCATCCAGATCGCGGACGAGGTGCGTGGCTGGGACGACCTGTCCGAGCCGCTCGGCATGATCAGCGCGACGCGTGCCGTCCCGGCCGCGGTCGCCGAGCAGTGGGCCGCGGCAGCCGACTCGTCGGGAAGTTCGGTGGCGAACCTGCTCGTTGCCGCCTCGGTGGCCTTCTTCGGCAGTCTGTCCGACAGTTCGCGGCCGTTGTTCTCGTTCACCGTCAACAACCGACTGGCCGCGACGCGGCGAGCCCCCGGGTTGCTGTCGAACATCCTTCCGCTGCGGGTCGAGATCCCGCGCCGGGGGACGCTGGCCCAACTGGCCGAAGCGATCGTCGGGGAACGTCGGTCACTGCTTCGGCACGCAACCCACCAGCTGTCGCTCATTCAGCGAGCGACCGGTCAGGCGGGTGCCGCCAGGAGTCCGTTCGGGCCGATTGTGAACGTGATCCCTCAGATCGAAGGGCTCCAGCTCGGCGACTGCCGGGCGCGCTTCGTGGGCGGTGCGTTCGGCGCCCTGGACGAGGTGATGGTCTCCACCTACGACGACGGACAGCCCGGTAGCGACCTTTACGTCCGCTTCGACGCACCTGCCGCGTTCTACTCCGGCGGAGATGTGGCTGCCCTGGCCGACAGGTTCGCCGCCTTCCTCGAAATCGCGATGGCAGATCCGCGGGCCGAGGTCGCGGATCTCACCGATGTCGATGCCACCGAGCGCGCGGAGGTTCTCGCCACCTCGCGCGGGCAACAGGTCAGCAGGTCCGGCAGCACGCTGACGGAGCTGCTCGACCAGCAGGCGGCGGCCACGCCGGACGCTGTGGCCGTTCGGTTCGAGGACACGTCGTTGACCTATCGCGAACTGGCCGAGCGAGGTGGCCGGCTCGCGCGGTTGCTCGCCGCTGAGGGCGCCGGTCCGGAGGAGTTCGTTGCGGTCGCGATCCCGCGTTCGCTCGAACTGGTCGTCGCGCTGGTCGCGATCCTGAAGGCTGGTGGCGCCTACCTGCCGGTCGATCCGGACTACCCCGATACCCGCATCGAGATGATGCTGAATGACGCGGACCCGGCTCTGCTGCTCACGACTCAGGCACTGGCCGACAGGCTTCCGCAAACGGACACCACCCCGTTGGTGATCGATGGCGTTGACCTCGACGACGGGCCGGTGTTGGACGTACCGGTAGCGGGTTCGAACCCCGCATACGTGATCTACACGTCCGGCTCGACGGGACGCCCGAAAGGCGTCGTGGTGTCGCACGCCGCGATCGTGAACCGCCTGCTGTGGATGCAGGACCAGTACGGGCTCGACGCCGCCGACCGGGTGCTGCAGAAGACGTCGTCGTCGTTCGACGTCTCGGTCTGGGAATTCTTCTGGCCCTTGATCACCGGAGCGACCCTGGTCGTCGCCCGGCCGGACGGGCAGCGCGACCCGTTCTATCTGGCCGAACTGATCGACCGGGAGCAGGTGACCACCCTGCACTTCGTACCCTCGATGCTGGCCGAGTTCCTGCGGGTGGAGCACACAGCGTCCGTCAGCAGCCTGCGCCGGGTGGTCTGCAGTGGTGAAGCACTACCGCCGGACTTGGCCGAGCGGTTCCATCAGGTCGTAGGCGGGGTCCCGCTGTACAACCTTTACGGGCCGACCGAAGCCGCCGTGGACGTGACGTCCTGGGAGTGCGTGCCCGGGGCAACAGTCGTGCCGATCGGCCAACCGATCTGGAACACCGAGCTCTATGTACTCGACAGCTCGCTGCGGCTGGTGCCGCCCGGCGTGACCGGTGACCTCTACATCGCCGGCGAGGGGCTTGCCCGTGGCTACAACGGCCGGGCGGTGTTGACAGCGGAGCGTTTCGTCCCCTGCCCGTTCGGGGCGGCGGGCACGCGGATGTACCGCACCGGCGACCTTGCTCGCTGGAACGCGGACGGCGAGCTGGAGTTCGGTGGCCGGGCGGATCAGCAAGTGAAAGTCCGTGGCTTCCGGGTAGAGCCGGTCGAGATCGAGGCTTCGCTGACCCAGCATGGCGGGGTGGCCCAGGCGACCGTCATCGCACGCGAGACCCGTGACGTTGCCGATGGCGCTCAGTTGGTCGCTTACGTGATCCCGGTCGCTGCCGGCGGGATCGGCAACGCAGACGGGGACCTCGACTTCCGGGCCGGGCTGACCGCGGGCGAGCTGCGAACCTTCCTCGCTGCCCGCCTTCCCGGCCATCTCGTCCCCGCGGCGTTCGTGTTCCTCGACCGGCTCCCGTTGACCGGCAGCGGCAAGCTCGACCGGTCGGCGTTACCGGCACCGGAGTTCGCGGGGGAGCCGTTCCGGGCACCCCGTACGTCGGACGAGCGGGCGCTGGCGGAGGTCTTCGCCGAGGTGCTCGGGCTGGCCAGAGTCGGTCTTGACAGCGACTTCTTCACCATCGGTGGCGACAGCATCAGGGCCATCCAGGTGGTCTCTGGGGCTCGTGCCTGTGGCTTGGTGGTGAGTCCGCGCGACGTCTTCGAGCGCCGTACGGTGGCCGCGCTCGCCGAAGGCGTCGGTCAGCAAGCCGAGCACCAGGTGCTCGATGAGCTCGATGGTGGCGGGGTCGGCTGGATGCCGCTGCCTCCGATGGCCAGGTTGGTGGCCGAGCGTGGCCCGGGTCTCGACGGATTGACTCAGTGGCTCTTGCTGCAGGTGCCAACCGAGGTGACCGGCGAAGAACTCGTCGTTGCTTTGGGCTCTCTTCTCGACTGCCACGACATCCTGCGCGCGTGGCCGGCCGACGGCGGTCTCGTCGTTCGCCCGGCTGGAACCATCGATGCGGAAAAGTTGCTGACCCGGGTGCGGTGGGACGGTGACTGGGATTCGGGCTCATGGACTGCGCGGCTGGAAGCCGAAGCCGCGGCCGCAGTGCGGCGGATCGATGCGGCCGCCGGGATCATGCTGCAGGCCGTCTGGTTCGAGGCCGCCGATGGAGGGCCGGCCAGACTTCTGCTGGCCGCCCATCACTTGATCGTCGACGGTGTCTCTTGGCGAGTGCTGCTGCCAGATCTGGCAGCAGCTTGGCGAGCGGCCCGCGCGGGGACCGAGCTGGCCCTTCCGGCCGTGACCACGTCGGTGCGGCGTTGGCTGCATGCCCTCGACGAGGAAGCGATGCGTCCCGCGAGGACTGCCGAACTCGCGCTGTGGAAGGACGTACTCGAGGGGCCGACGATGCCTGTCGGCAGCCGTCCACTGGATCCGGACGTCGACCTCACCGAGACGGCGAAGACAATCCGGGTTCAGGTCCCCGTCGAACTCACCTCGACCTTGCTCAACTCGGTCACAACGGCCTTCCGCTGTGGCGTCGACGACGTCCTGCTCGCCGGGCTGGTCCTCGCGCTGCGCAAGCGCCAGGGCGCAGGCCGCGGTGCCGACGCCGCGGTGATCCGGTTGGAGGGTCACGGTCGCGAAGAGGAGGTTGCGCCCGGAGCCGATCTGTCCCGGACGGTCGGCTGGTTCACGACGCTGCATCCCGTGCGACTGGATGTCTCGAAGATCGACATCGCCGACGCGGTGAGCGGCGGTAAGGCCGCGGCCACCGCGCTGATGGCAGTCAAGGAACAGCTCCGCGCTGTACCGGACAAGGGCATCGGCTACAGCCTGCTGCGGTTCGCCAATCCCGAAACGGCCGCGGTTCTCAGGCAATATCCGGCGGACGAGATCGGCTTCAACTATCTGGGACGGTTCGCCTTCGCCGACTCGCTCGATGGTGGCTGGCCGCTGGCTCCCGAACGCCCGGAGTTGGTCGCCACCCCATCACCGGACATGCCACTGCTGTCGGCGCTGGAGCTGAACGCGGTCGTCACCACCGGCGCGGAAGGGGAACAGCTCACCGCGCTCTTCACCTTCGCCGCCGGTGTCATCGCCGAGGACGAGGTCGACCAGTTGGCCGAGCTGTGGGTCGCAGCCTTGCAAGGGCTGGCCAAAAACGTGCAGAACGGCGGCAGGGGGATCACCCCGTCCGACGTGTCCCTCGTGGCCGTCACCCAACGGGAGCTGAACACCTGGCAGGACCGGTACGGCGACATCGCCGATGTCTGGCCTTTGACTCCGCTGCAGTCGGGCTTGTTGTTCCACTCGATGCTCGCCGGTACGGCGTTCGACGCGTACCAGACCCAGTTCGTGTTCCGCCTGGCCGGCCGGGTTGAACCAGCTGCTCTGCAGGCAGCGGCACAGGCCATGCTCGACAGGCACCCGAACCTCCGCACGGCCTTCGTGCCGATCTTCACCGGCGACAAGGTGCAGGTGCCGGTCGACGGTCTGCAGGTGCCGTGGCGATCCGTTGACCTCCGCGGAGCGACCGACCGTGACGACCAGTTCGAGCGGATCCTCGCCGAGGAGCGAGACACCCACTTCGATCCGGCCGTGCCGCCGTTGCTGCGGTTCACCCTGGTCATACTGGAGCCGGACCGAGCCGAGTTGGTGCTGACCGCACATCACGTCCTCTTCGACGGCTGGTCGCTACCGCTCATCATGCAGGAACTCATCCGCCTGTACGGCGTCGACGCCGCAGCGGTGCCAGCCGGGCGAAGCTACCGGGACTTCCTCCACTGGCTGTCCCGCTATGACCGCGAAGCCGGGGCGCGTGCCTGGGCCAAGGAGCTTGAAGGGCTGCAGGAGCCGACTCTGCTGTCGGCGGCGATCACCGCGCCGGAGCTGGTTGCTCCGATCGGCGGGGTCGGCCAGCTCGATGTCTCGCTGTCTGCCGAGAACGCCGTTCTGCTCTCGCAGCGCGCGGCCGAGGTCGGCGTCACCCTGAACACGGTGGTTCAAGTCGGCTGGGCACTGGTGATGGCCGAACTCACCGGCCGAGATGACGTCCTGTTCGGTACGACGGTCGCCGGCCGACCCGCCGACCTCGACGGTGTCGACGCGATGATTGGCCTCTTCATCAACACCGTGCCCGTGCGGGTCCGGTGCACTCCGGGTGATTCCCTGGCGGAGTTGCTCAACCGGGTGCAAAACGCGCAGGCGGCGCTGCTGGACCACAACCAGTACGGGCTGGGGGACATCCAGCGGTCGACCGGGTTGAGCACTCTCTTCGACACGTTGGTCGTCTTCGAATCCTTCCCCGTCGACCGCGCCGGCCTCACCGAGGCGACCGCGTCCTCGGGGATCGTGGTGACGGGCATCCGCCCGCACGCGTCGACGCACTACGCCCTCACCTTGCTGGCCGCTGCCGACCCGCAGTTGCGGCTGACTTTCCAGTACCAACGCGATGTACTGGACGAGGTCGGCGCAGGCCGGATCGCGGCACGACTGAGCCGCGTTCTGCAGCAGTTGGCCGCCGATCCCCGGACGGCTGTGCGTGAGATCGACGTGCTGGCCGAGGACGAGCGCGACCATCTGATCCGGGTGGTCAACGACACTGCCGTCGATCTGCCGGATGTGACCGTTCCAGACCTCCTGGTGCAGCAGGCATTGAGGACTCCAGACGCGATTGCCGTCGAAGCGGTCGGTCGGTCGCTTACCTATCGGGAGCTGCACCGGCAGGCGAACCTGCTCGCGCACGAGTTGATCAATCGAGGCGTCGGGCCTGACTCGGTCGTCGCCGTGGCACTCCCGCGCACGGTCGAGCTTCTGGTGGGACTGCTCGGCGTCGTCAAGGCGGGTGCCGCGTACCTTCCGGTCGACCCGAACTACCCCAGCCAGCGAGTCGCCACCGCGCTCGCCTCGACCCGGCCGATGCTCCTCGTCACGGACGCCGAGACCGACGCGCTCATCCCGGACACCGACGTACCGTGGCTGTATCTGGAAGATGTGCTCAGCGCTGCCGGGGGACGCGACAGCGACCCCACCGATCTCGATCGCATCCGGCCGTTGCGTTCGGACAACCTCGCGTACGTGCTGACCACCTCCGGCACGACCGGCACGCCCAAGAGCGTCGCCCAAACCCAGCGAGTGCTCGTCAACTCCGTACTCCGGATGTGCGACTACCTGGCCGAACCACTCGGGTCCAAGTTGTTGTCGGGCACCTCAGTCGGGTTCGACATCTCGGTCTGGGAGCTGTTCGCCACGCTTTGCTCGGGTGGTTGTGTCGAGCTGGTCCGAGACGTGCTGGTGGTCGGTGAACGTGACCGCTGGAGGGGCGGCGTGATCAGCACCGTCCCCTCCGCCTTTGCCGAACTCGTCGATCAGGTCGGGGCACGGCTCGAGGTCGGCACCGTTGTCCTCGGAGGTGAGGTGCTGACGACCGCGTTGATCGAGCGGGCGCGGGCAGTTCTGCCAGACCTCCGGATCATCAACACCTACGGCCCGAGCGAGACGTTCTACACGACGGCCTTCACGCTGGAGCCGGGCCAGGAATGGACCCAGGGCGCCAGTCTGCCGATCGGCGGACCGCTCGGCAACATGCAGCTCTACCTACTCGGACCTGGCCTCAAGCCAGTGCCGCCCGGGACCCTTGGCG
It encodes:
- a CDS encoding IS3 family transposase (programmed frameshift); amino-acid sequence: MARKNYSEEFRRQAVDLYESTPGATLRGIAADLGVERATLARWVDLYGTDKKTTADGSTISSSSRPRRRETPTGAGPESPEARIARLEAENAQLRAEQAKLTTEREILRQAAKYFGRGDELVNRFQFVADHSTTSCLGWGVKRLCMLVDIERSSYYAWLKAAPARAERAEADAALAVRIRAVHDDDKTQGAPRITAELNDGADAGERVNHKRVARVMREHGIAGYRRRRKVRTTIPEPADQKVPDLLKRDFTADAPNQRYVGDITYLPLADGNNLYLATVIDCYSRRLAGWAVADHMRTELVEDALKAAELTRGSLAGSVFHSDHGSVYTSKDYANLCNALGVTQSMGAVGTSADNALAESFNATLKREVLQDHNSWPDEATCRREVFRWVTRYNTRRRHSWCRYHSPNTYETLYPATLPSAA
- a CDS encoding helix-turn-helix domain-containing protein; the protein is MRSHCKNEGIPCLLVVEAGVEPPVCSDPREDWVRPPISRSDLDARVEALFTRVYGSRVPRLDSVGTLYFDDQLVTISSAQIKLMELFVERFGEVVSRNELSQRLNDCTSAPTRNSLDLHIMRLRRRLGDVNLAIRTAWGQGYVLEAPEA
- a CDS encoding non-ribosomal peptide synthetase, with protein sequence MRSWGVTPAQEAMYLAQELAPDQPNNVAIIWDVAGDLDPDLLAVALRRAVAEVGPLTVSFVRDDTQVRQVARDPGEWSPFFLDVSDVSDPSADAHDFVRAQVSRKFDLARDLLLRLGAVRLSSTRSLVVLVFHHIVTDAFGVINLLSQRVAELYTALNTGQPAPALPVAEVAVAVDKDSDYRASSRFTKDEEFWVAYLAAESAPARLPAGVLPPKVTDSIQIADEVRGWDDLSEPLGMISATRAVPAAVAEQWAAAADSSGSSVANLLVAASVAFFGSLSDSSRPLFSFTVNNRLAATRRAPGLLSNILPLRVEIPRRGTLAQLAEAIVGERRSLLRHATHQLSLIQRATGQAGAARSPFGPIVNVIPQIEGLQLGDCRARFVGGAFGALDEVMVSTYDDGQPGSDLYVRFDAPAAFYSGGDVAALADRFAAFLEIAMADPRAEVADLTDVDATERAEVLATSRGQQVSRSGSTLTELLDQQAAATPDAVAVRFEDTSLTYRELAERGGRLARLLAAEGAGPEEFVAVAIPRSLELVVALVAILKAGGAYLPVDPDYPDTRIEMMLNDADPALLLTTQALADRLPQTDTTPLVIDGVDLDDGPVLDVPVAGSNPAYVIYTSGSTGRPKGVVVSHAAIVNRLLWMQDQYGLDAADRVLQKTSSSFDVSVWEFFWPLITGATLVVARPDGQRDPFYLAELIDREQVTTLHFVPSMLAEFLRVEHTASVSSLRRVVCSGEALPPDLAERFHQVVGGVPLYNLYGPTEAAVDVTSWECVPGATVVPIGQPIWNTELYVLDSSLRLVPPGVTGDLYIAGEGLARGYNGRAVLTAERFVPCPFGAAGTRMYRTGDLARWNADGELEFGGRADQQVKVRGFRVEPVEIEASLTQHGGVAQATVIARETRDVADGAQLVAYVIPVAAGGIGNADGDLDFRAGLTAGELRTFLAARLPGHLVPAAFVFLDRLPLTGSGKLDRSALPAPEFAGEPFRAPRTSDERALAEVFAEVLGLARVGLDSDFFTIGGDSIRAIQVVSGARACGLVVSPRDVFERRTVAALAEGVGQQAEHQVLDELDGGGVGWMPLPPMARLVAERGPGLDGLTQWLLLQVPTEVTGEELVVALGSLLDCHDILRAWPADGGLVVRPAGTIDAEKLLTRVRWDGDWDSGSWTARLEAEAAAAVRRIDAAAGIMLQAVWFEAADGGPARLLLAAHHLIVDGVSWRVLLPDLAAAWRAARAGTELALPAVTTSVRRWLHALDEEAMRPARTAELALWKDVLEGPTMPVGSRPLDPDVDLTETAKTIRVQVPVELTSTLLNSVTTAFRCGVDDVLLAGLVLALRKRQGAGRGADAAVIRLEGHGREEEVAPGADLSRTVGWFTTLHPVRLDVSKIDIADAVSGGKAAATALMAVKEQLRAVPDKGIGYSLLRFANPETAAVLRQYPADEIGFNYLGRFAFADSLDGGWPLAPERPELVATPSPDMPLLSALELNAVVTTGAEGEQLTALFTFAAGVIAEDEVDQLAELWVAALQGLAKNVQNGGRGITPSDVSLVAVTQRELNTWQDRYGDIADVWPLTPLQSGLLFHSMLAGTAFDAYQTQFVFRLAGRVEPAALQAAAQAMLDRHPNLRTAFVPIFTGDKVQVPVDGLQVPWRSVDLRGATDRDDQFERILAEERDTHFDPAVPPLLRFTLVILEPDRAELVLTAHHVLFDGWSLPLIMQELIRLYGVDAAAVPAGRSYRDFLHWLSRYDREAGARAWAKELEGLQEPTLLSAAITAPELVAPIGGVGQLDVSLSAENAVLLSQRAAEVGVTLNTVVQVGWALVMAELTGRDDVLFGTTVAGRPADLDGVDAMIGLFINTVPVRVRCTPGDSLAELLNRVQNAQAALLDHNQYGLGDIQRSTGLSTLFDTLVVFESFPVDRAGLTEATASSGIVVTGIRPHASTHYALTLLAAADPQLRLTFQYQRDVLDEVGAGRIAARLSRVLQQLAADPRTAVREIDVLAEDERDHLIRVVNDTAVDLPDVTVPDLLVQQALRTPDAIAVEAVGRSLTYRELHRQANLLAHELINRGVGPDSVVAVALPRTVELLVGLLGVVKAGAAYLPVDPNYPSQRVATALASTRPMLLVTDAETDALIPDTDVPWLYLEDVLSAAGGRDSDPTDLDRIRPLRSDNLAYVLTTSGTTGTPKSVAQTQRVLVNSVLRMCDYLAEPLGSKLLSGTSVGFDISVWELFATLCSGGCVELVRDVLVVGERDRWRGGVISTVPSAFAELVDQVGARLEVGTVVLGGEVLTTALIERARAVLPDLRIINTYGPSETFYTTAFTLEPGQEWTQGASLPIGGPLGNMQLYLLGPGLKPVPPGTLGELYSAGSGVARGYYGLPGLTAERFVPNPFGEPGARMYRTGDKARWTPEGELEFVGRVDHQIKIRGFRIEPAEIEYALAAHAAVRQAVVIAREDQPGDVRLVAYVTPESKDAAPVVEELRALVGSRLPAYMVPAAVVVLAALPLTPNGKLDRSALPEPEFEGGVYRAPSTPQEEVLCGLFADVLGVERVGVDDDFFALGGHSLLATRLVARARTVLGVEIPIRAVFAQPMVAGLAAELSSSTGARLDLRPAVRPDPLPLSFAQQRLWFIDRFEGPSSTYNIPQLLRFSGELDTAALRAALGDVVTRHEALRTVFGEIDGLPYQLVIDPQDVQLSWEDRGRIEPDAEAAAVSSAASYRFDLSLDLPLRACVFQSGVDQHVLVLVIHHVAADGGSMAPLARDLSVAYRARVGGVVPAWADLRVQYADYALWQRELLGEESDPGSLLSMQAGYWRGELEGIPQPLPLPTDRSRPAVTNYRGGIVDFTLSGEVLAGVEELARARGVTVSMVFQAALAVLLHRLGSGDDVTIGSPIAGRTDDGLSDLIGFFVNTWVLRVQLVPERGFEAVLDGVREKALAAYDNQDLPFERLVELLRPERSTAHHPLFQVMFAWQNNVRPELDLPGADVSVEPVTTGTSKFDLFFNLSPDDSGRAVVGGIEYAADLFDRASVEQIAERFVRVVEQVVTDPAIRVGTVDVLSSGERDRLIRGWNDTAVDVGPATVPALFARQAQNAPEAIALSYGEESASYGELNRRANRLTHWLIEQGVKPEARVAVLLPRSIDLVVALLAVLKAGGSYVPVDPDYPAARVEFVVSDCEPVLVLDAQRLAEAELAGCSDEDPQVAVSLSNTAYAIYTSGSTGTPKGVVIEHGALVNFLVSMQDRFQLTSNDRLLAVTTVAFDIAGLELFLPLLAGAGVVLADKEQVAQPSVVFDLIERSGVTIMQATPSLWQMLVTHDPARLAGLRVLTGGEALPAPLAEAVGKHAAQVTNLYGPTETTIWSTVADVVPGVSPTIGHPIGNTQVFVLDDSLQPVPAGVPGDLWIAGDGVARGYYGRPGLTAERFVANPFGVPGARMYRTGDKVRWSTAGELEFVGRADHQIKIRGFRVEPAEIEHALAGHPAVGQAVVIAREDQPGDVRLVAYVTPADEGSAPVVEELRAVVGGRLPAYMVPSAIVVLAALPLTPNGKLDRVALPRPEFGGGAYRAPCSPQEELLCGLFAEVLGVERVGVDDDFFALGGHSLLATRFVARARIVLGVEIPIRTVFAAPTVAGLALRCKDLSASVRKPLRRMTER